GCGCCAGGACTCGTTGCGCAAGAGGTCGCGCGCGAGCATCAGCGACACGCCCACGAGGACGATCTGGATGACCCCCACCAGGTAGATGCGGGGGAGCAGGCCCATGGGCAGACGGAAGAACCTCACGGCTCCGCCTCGGTCTCCGTGGCCAGCATGTAGCCGGCGCCGCGCACCGTCTTGAGCAGGCGCGGGTTGCGCGGGTCCACCTCCAGCTTCTGGCGCAGGCGGAAGATGTGCACGTCCACCGAGCGGTCGAACACCTCGTCCGCGCTGCCCTTCACCAGGTCGAGCAGCTGCTCTCGGCTGAGGACGCGGCCGGCGCGCTCGGCCAGGACGCGCAGCAGGCTGAACTCATACGTGGTGAGGGACAGCGGCTTGCCGTCCAGGGACGCGCTCAGGCTGCGCGGGTCCAGCACCAGGCGGCCCGCGTGCACGGGGTGGCTGGTGGGGCCCACCTTGCCGCGAGCGCGGCGCACCTGGGCGCGGATGCGGGCCAGCAGCTCGCGCGACGAGTAGGGCTTGGGCAGGTAGTCGTCCGCGCCGGACTCCAGGCCCAGGACGCGGTCGGCCTCCTCGCCGCGCGCGGTGAGCATGATGATGGGGACGTCCGTGCGGGTGCGCAGCTCGCGGCAGACCTCCAGGCCGTCGCGGCCGGGGAGCATAAGGTCCAGGAGGATGACGTCGAAGGTGTGGCGGGACGTCTGGAGGAGCGCGTCGGTGCCGGAGGCGGAGACGGTCACGATGATGCCGTGCTCCTGGAGGTAGCGGGCAGTGAGCCGCGCCAGGCGTTCATCGTCCTCGACGAGGAGCACCTGGATGGTGGCGTCCTCGGAGGTCGTGGGGCGTGGGGTCGTCTCCATGGGTTGGATCTCCGCGTGGGATGCGGACCGCCTCCGGGCCGCGACCTGCAACCTCCCACCCCTACATTTCCAGGGGGCTACGGGCCCATGACGAAATATTACGGACGACGGTCCGGCGGGACATCCCAGGGGCTTTCAGGGGGACGGCCGCAACGGATGGAAATTCAGGGCTCGCCGTACAGCCGGGTGAGCGCCCGCCGGTCCACCTTGCCCGCCGGGGTGCGCGGCAGGGCCTCCAGGAGGCGCAGCGTCCGGGGCAGCTTGTAACGGGCGAGCCGGCCCGCACAGGAGACCGTGAGGGCTTCCAGGGTGGGGGCCGCACCGGGCCGGGGGACGACGAGGGCGCGGGGGACCTCGCCCCACTTGGGGTCGGAGACGCCGATGACGGCGACCTCCGTGACGTCGGGGTGGCCGGCGAGGACGCTCTCGACCTCGGAGGGGTGGATGTTCTCGCCGCCGGAGATGATGAGGTCCTTGGCGCGGCCCTCGATGCGGAAGAAGCCCCGGGCATCGCGCGAGGCCAGGTCGCCGGTGTGCAGCCAGCCATCCACGAAGGCGCGGGCGGTCTCCTCCGGGCGGCGCCAGTAGCCAGCGCACAGGTGGGGGCCGCGAAGGAGCAATTCGCCCACGTCACCGGGGTGCTTTTCACCGTCGATGCGCGCCTCGACGTGGAAGAGGGGCACGCCGACGAAGCCCGCGTGGGAGCGCATGACGGCGTCGGGGAGGAAGAAGTTGTTGGGGCCGCCCTCGGTGAGGCCATAGCCGGTGCGGAAGGCGATGCCGCGGGCGAAGAAGCGCTCGAAGACGGGGGCGGGACAGGGAGCGCCGCCGCTGATGAGCAGCTTGAGGCGGGAGAAGTCCACGGCCTCGAAGCGGGGGTGCCGCTGCATCTCGATGAACATGGTGGGCACGCCGAACACCAGGTTCACGGCCCCCGAGTCGATGAGGTCAAAGCACTGCGCGACATCGAAGGCGCGGCACACGACGGAGGCACCGCCCGCGTACACCAGGGGCAGCGTGAAGACGTTGAGGCCGCCGGTGTGGAACAGGGGTGCGTTGAGCAGCGCCACGTCGTCCTGGGTGAGGCCCCAGCTGACGACGGTGTTCACGGCGTTGGCGGTGAGCGAGCCATGCGTGAGCACGGCGGACTTCGGCAAGCCGGTGCTCCCGCCGGTGGAGCACAGCACCCAGGGAGCATCCGCCTCCAGCTCGATGGAGGGCAGCGCGCCGGTCAGGGTCTCGCGGGAGCGGAAGAGCGGATCCGCGAAGGAGACCCAGTGCGCCTGAATCCGGAGGCGCAGGGCGTCGGCTTGGGCGTGGAACTCCGGCCCGAAGCAGACGACGGAGGGGGCGACATCGGAGAGCAGGCCGTGGAGCTCCTCCACGCCCAGGCGCCAGTTGAGCGGCTGGAGCACGGCGCCCAGCTTGGCGCACGCGAACACCAGGTCCAGCGTCTCCACGCCGTTGGAGGCCAGCACGGAGACGCGGTCCCCTACTCCCACGCCCAGGCCGCGCAGCAAGAGCGCGGTCCGGTGGGCGGAGTCATTCCACTCCGCCCACGAGATGCGCCGCCCACCCCGGAGCGAATCAACGAGCGCCGTGCGCTCCGGGGCGAGCGAGGCCCGCCGGGACAGCCAGTCGTGGACGATGGGCATGCCCGGCGGCTCCTACGTCATCAATCCCGCGAAACGAAGTGCGCGGAGATCTTGTTCCACACCGCCGGGGTGATGCCCATGCTCAGGTGGTCATAGGCCATGCCCTCCTGCTTCGCGTCCGCGGTCTTCTTCGTGGACGTCCAGCCCTGGGTGAGCTGGGTCATCGCCGCGATGCTCGCTTCGAAGAGCACGCCGTCGCTGCGCAGCGTGGACGTGGTGGACGTCATGCCGTCGGTCTCGAAGGGCTGGGAACCGCCCGTGGTGCCGTACAGCACGTAGAGCGACGGCAGGCGCGAATCCAGGCCGTGCTCCGCCAGGCGCGTGATGAACTTGCCGCCCATCTCCATGGCCGCGTTGATGCCCAGGCCGTCCATGATGCGGTACTTGCCGTACATCAGCGAGTCGTACGCCTCACGGTTCTGGTTCGTGTTGTACGCGTGGTACGCGAAGCACGGCGAGCCCACCGGGTCGAACGCCGTCGTGCGGCACACGCGGTGGTCGCTGGACGCCATGTAGCCCGCGGCGACCCAGGGGTTGTACGGGTTGTAGATGAGCTTCGTGTCCAGCCAGGGGAAGTAGCGGTTCTCGTCCGGATCGATGTTGTCCCACGCGGACGCGCTGCGGTCCGGAATCGGGTACGTGCCACGCAGGTCATACGCCGCCTGCAGCTGGCCCGGGTACGCCGTCACGTACTTGCCGCTGGTGTTCACCGCGCCGAAGAGGCTCATGTTGTAGTCGTCGAAGTTGAACGACGACGAAGACAGGCCCTGGTTCGTGTTCAGCGTCTGCAGCGAGCTCGCGTACACCGGCGTGCCCGTGCTGCTCAGACCCGTGATGTTCGACAGGTAGATGCGGCGGAAGTAGTCCGTCCACACGCCGCCGGAATCCTTGCACACGCTCTCCGCGTAGGGGTTGTTGAACCAGGGCACGCTGTAACCAAACGTCACGCACTGCATCGCGGAGAAGTACGTCCACGGCATCGGGCCACGGCCCACCGGCGCGTTGGACGCCGTGCTCGCGATGGTCAGCGTGTGGATGGGGTGGCGGAAGTTCAGGTCGATGCCCTTGTGCGGACCGGACAGCGGCACGTACACGCGCACCGAGTCGTCATACGCCGGCACCTGCGACGCCTGCTCCTTCGCCAGACGCTCGAAGAAGCGCGTCGTGCTGAAGCCGCCCCACGTCGCCGCGTTCGCCAGCCACGGGTCCACCGCCAGCACGCCCTTGCTCCACGCCACCACGTCCACCCGCGCCACGCCCGGGTGCAGCGCCTTCACGCGCTGCACGGCGTTGGCCACGTGGATGGCGTGGTTGAAGTTGTCGCCGTGGAACGAGCCGAACGTCACCGCGTACACACAGCGGCCCTTCGACTCCAGGTCCTGCACCATGCCCGTCAGCTGGGCCGCGCCGCCATAGGTGCCGCCCGAGCCGTTGTTGCCGTTGGGGAACATCCAGACGTTCGCGTCCTGGATGGCGCCGTGCACCAGCAGCGTCGGCGTCTTGGTGACGTCACAGGTGCGCGCCGCGGTGGCCCGCCCCTTGTGCAGCAGGACGAAGCGCGCCTCCGGCTTGGTCGGGCCGGGCGTGGGGCAGGTGGCCCCGGTCGTCGTGGCACAGCTGTTCCCGTAGTAGAGGTTGAACGCGTTCACCAGCTGCTGGTTCAGCGAACCGAAGTACGTCCGCAGCGGGTAGTCGCTGGACTGGTACGTGTCCTGGTCCCGCAGCTTCAGCGTACGCGGGTTGTAGTACTCGGAACGGAAGCGCTGCCGGCCCTCCAGGAGCTCAATCTGGCCCCAGGACCACGAGGGCGGCGTGTACGTGCCCACCACGCGGTAGTTGGTGGTGAAGTTGGTGGGGATGGCGTCGAAGTACGGGGCCAGGTCCGCGTCCAGCGGAGCCTCGGCCGTACCGACGGCCTCCTCCATCGGGGGCGCCTCCGCGGGCGGCTCAGCCCCGCAACCTGCCATCAGCAATGCGGCCGTGAGCGACAATGTCCAGGTGCTTCGCATGCGGACCTCCGGGTGGTGAAGGGTGCGGCGACAGCGGACTGCGACAGAAGAAAGGACGCACGGGACACACGACGGGCCCCAGGGTCTCCCCGGAAGGGCCTCGCGTGGCTCACCGTGCGTCAGGAACGCCTAGCGGGCGTGCTCCTGCAGGAACGGGACGAGCAGGTCGTGGAACTCCTGCGTCTTCTCCAGGTGCGGGCTGTGGCCCGTATCCGGGAGGACGACCTCGCGGTAGCGGCCGCCGTTGGCCGCGTAGCGCTCCATCACCTTGCGCATCTGCGACACCATGGGCTGCGGCGGGTACTTCTCTTCCCCGGGCCAGCCGGGCACCGCGCCCAGCTTGCCCAGGAAGCCGAAGTCGAACAGGGACGTGTCGGAGACGATGGCGTCGTCCGCGCCGCGGATCCACAGCACGTCCGGCCCGTTCTTCAGCGCCGCGAAGGAGGAGGTGTTGTAGTAGGCGGGCGCCATGGCGTTGTTCATGCCCGTGGTGCCCGGCGCCACGCCCGGCCAGTTGGGCGACTGGGCGAAGTTGCCCGGGTACAGCTGGTCCGACACGTGCGTGTCCAGCACGGAGTCCAGCAGCATCTCCTCGTCCGGATGGCGGAACGGCGGCTTCACGTAGCAGCCGTTCATCACGTTGCGCGGCGACGTCTGCGACTCCGTGGAGCGGTCCTTCGTCTTCAGCCGCTGCACGAAGTCCGGGTTGGCCGTGCCGCCGCCGGAGCCCGCGAAGTCCGCCCAGCACGGCGTGCCGTCCGCGTCCTTCGTCCCGCCGAAGCCGTAGGGGGACAGCGGCGCCTCCACCACCAGGCCGGCCACGCGCTCCGGGTGGTCGATGGACAGCTGCATCACCATGCCCGCGCCCGCCGAGTGCGCCACGAACACCGCGCGCTTCAACGACAGCGTGTCCATCAGCGCCACCAGGTCATCCGCGAAGTCGCGCATGCCGCGCGTCGCGTCGATGCCCTTCGGCTCCGTGTGCCCGTAGCCGCGCATGTCCGGCGCGATGCCCCGGAAGCCCTGGGGCAGCGTCTTCATCAGCGACTCGAAGAAGGCGGACGAGGAACAGTTGCCGTGCACGAAGATGACGGGAAAGCCGTCCTCGCCCACGAGCCGCGCGCGAACCCGGAGCCGCTGCGTGGGGATGTCCCGGATCTCGACCTTCCTGGATGTATCAGCCATG
The sequence above is drawn from the Corallococcus sp. NCRR genome and encodes:
- a CDS encoding response regulator transcription factor; the encoded protein is METTPRPTTSEDATIQVLLVEDDERLARLTARYLQEHGIIVTVSASGTDALLQTSRHTFDVILLDLMLPGRDGLEVCRELRTRTDVPIIMLTARGEEADRVLGLESGADDYLPKPYSSRELLARIRAQVRRARGKVGPTSHPVHAGRLVLDPRSLSASLDGKPLSLTTYEFSLLRVLAERAGRVLSREQLLDLVKGSADEVFDRSVDVHIFRLRQKLEVDPRNPRLLKTVRGAGYMLATETEAEP
- a CDS encoding acyl-CoA synthetase encodes the protein MPIVHDWLSRRASLAPERTALVDSLRGGRRISWAEWNDSAHRTALLLRGLGVGVGDRVSVLASNGVETLDLVFACAKLGAVLQPLNWRLGVEELHGLLSDVAPSVVCFGPEFHAQADALRLRIQAHWVSFADPLFRSRETLTGALPSIELEADAPWVLCSTGGSTGLPKSAVLTHGSLTANAVNTVVSWGLTQDDVALLNAPLFHTGGLNVFTLPLVYAGGASVVCRAFDVAQCFDLIDSGAVNLVFGVPTMFIEMQRHPRFEAVDFSRLKLLISGGAPCPAPVFERFFARGIAFRTGYGLTEGGPNNFFLPDAVMRSHAGFVGVPLFHVEARIDGEKHPGDVGELLLRGPHLCAGYWRRPEETARAFVDGWLHTGDLASRDARGFFRIEGRAKDLIISGGENIHPSEVESVLAGHPDVTEVAVIGVSDPKWGEVPRALVVPRPGAAPTLEALTVSCAGRLARYKLPRTLRLLEALPRTPAGKVDRRALTRLYGEP
- a CDS encoding esterase/lipase family protein; translation: MRSTWTLSLTAALLMAGCGAEPPAEAPPMEEAVGTAEAPLDADLAPYFDAIPTNFTTNYRVVGTYTPPSWSWGQIELLEGRQRFRSEYYNPRTLKLRDQDTYQSSDYPLRTYFGSLNQQLVNAFNLYYGNSCATTTGATCPTPGPTKPEARFVLLHKGRATAARTCDVTKTPTLLVHGAIQDANVWMFPNGNNGSGGTYGGAAQLTGMVQDLESKGRCVYAVTFGSFHGDNFNHAIHVANAVQRVKALHPGVARVDVVAWSKGVLAVDPWLANAATWGGFSTTRFFERLAKEQASQVPAYDDSVRVYVPLSGPHKGIDLNFRHPIHTLTIASTASNAPVGRGPMPWTYFSAMQCVTFGYSVPWFNNPYAESVCKDSGGVWTDYFRRIYLSNITGLSSTGTPVYASSLQTLNTNQGLSSSSFNFDDYNMSLFGAVNTSGKYVTAYPGQLQAAYDLRGTYPIPDRSASAWDNIDPDENRYFPWLDTKLIYNPYNPWVAAGYMASSDHRVCRTTAFDPVGSPCFAYHAYNTNQNREAYDSLMYGKYRIMDGLGINAAMEMGGKFITRLAEHGLDSRLPSLYVLYGTTGGSQPFETDGMTSTTSTLRSDGVLFEASIAAMTQLTQGWTSTKKTADAKQEGMAYDHLSMGITPAVWNKISAHFVSRD
- a CDS encoding alpha/beta hydrolase, with the protein product MADTSRKVEIRDIPTQRLRVRARLVGEDGFPVIFVHGNCSSSAFFESLMKTLPQGFRGIAPDMRGYGHTEPKGIDATRGMRDFADDLVALMDTLSLKRAVFVAHSAGAGMVMQLSIDHPERVAGLVVEAPLSPYGFGGTKDADGTPCWADFAGSGGGTANPDFVQRLKTKDRSTESQTSPRNVMNGCYVKPPFRHPDEEMLLDSVLDTHVSDQLYPGNFAQSPNWPGVAPGTTGMNNAMAPAYYNTSSFAALKNGPDVLWIRGADDAIVSDTSLFDFGFLGKLGAVPGWPGEEKYPPQPMVSQMRKVMERYAANGGRYREVVLPDTGHSPHLEKTQEFHDLLVPFLQEHAR